TTTATGATGAAGGTAGGAGGTCTGTCACAGAGAAGTCAATTCCTCACAATGAGACGACAGTCTGCTTGTGAATTGTCCATATTAGCCTGGGTACTAGGACAGCTTTCCTGAGGTCTTTTCTACTGGAAAAATGCTGTCTGTGGGAATGAGGGCAACCATCAGCAGGAATGTCATGTAAACCTGGGCATTACTCTCATAATAGCAGACAGTGTTTCAACAGAATTGATCAGCTTGCCTATCTTTGGGCACGAAGATGCCAAAAAACAACTACAATAAACAAGCAACTATATTCAGCTACAGACAGACCAGGCAAATTGTGGGGTGAGATTCAGAAGTCAGGACCCTCCTTCTTCAGATTCTTGTAGTCGGTCTCAATGGCGACAAACTGTGAAGGAACACAATGTCTTGGTACAAGAATAAACCCGGGTTATGTTTATTCACGGTTCAAATACACGGTTTCCTGTGTCTTTGTGATCACATAGATTACAGATTGTACCCTCCACTATTCTCTcttccatcttttttttttcctttgaattTTACTTAAGCTCATTTTATATCATTGTAAGTTTCTTTAGTGAGaatatttggcatttttactgttGTTTTGATATTCCTAAAAGAATTTACCAACCATTGAGAAACATTAGATTTGTTTGATTAATTTTTAACAGTTATTTTAAATAGACCTCCATTGAATATAATTGctgttaaaaataataaaatttattattatactgACCTTGTATTGGTAGGTAGGGCTGACCTGATTCCAGGGCTCTGGGTTGGTCTTGTGGCACCAGCTGGCAGTTTgtggggagggagaaaaaacaaaaaaagcatgGGGAGAGGGTCATGGATCCTTGCAAGTCTCCCTCCACCAAATCTAGGACACCGGCACGCCACTCCATTGTACCACTAGCCTTGTCAGGGCCATCAGAGGGCTATAGACATCCTGTTACCAGGGCTCCCGTCACTATTTCACTGGGCCACAGAATAAAGAGAATACAGGTGGTTTGGGGGAAGACTTAGTTAACTTCCAAAAATAAACTAGATATTCTCAAGCCACGCCTTTTTGCAACATCTGGCATTTTCACGTTCTGGTCACATCTGAAGAAACTGGAGCCTGCAGTCGTAAGCCAAATGAAAACGCAAATGGCCTTGAGCTACTTCATGGCTGACCCACAAAAGGCATCAGACATTACAAGCAGGCATTATTTTTCTATTGTGGGAACTTAAATAGCGCTGCATCTTTCACTGTGATCTGCTGCAACTGCAGTTAGCAAACAAGCTACGCTGCTGACGATATTTTCCTATTAGCCGTATGTCATGGAATTTGTGGTGTGAATTTTAAATGCATCAAAGGGTTGGGAACTACTGGGGTGCGCAACAAATCACCAGTTTGTGCTggagtgtgtatgtttgtgtggcgTTGTCATTTTATCAGGATACTGCAGAAACCTCACCTAACGTGGGGGCCCTTGGCAAGGCGTGCGAGATAGAGGGAGGCCCCGCCCATTCCCAATACCAAGAAGCAGAACTGGGGGATGAGCTGAAAAGAGAAAAGATACTGTTACAATTATCATGTTCGGTGTTCATCGAAGAGTCCATATTAAATTACAGCCAACAAACACGCATGTGCTTACATACCCACATTAATATGAAAACTGTTATCCTGATTTACACATACACTGACGCGCCCTGTACACCCCTGGCGGCTCATGGTGAGTAAGAGCATGATGACAACATGAAACCTCAAGCTTTCTATATCAACTGTGCACAATAGTCCAAGTAAGAGGATCACCTGCAGTTTTACACAGAAATACATTTGAACAGACACCCCTGTATGTTGACGGGTGAAAACGGAATGAATTTTTGACAGAGAGATTTGAAAGCGAAATAAACATTATCtattcttttacaaatgtacTTCATGATGTCAGCCTATAAAATGACGTTGTCAGGATTTTATGCTTTAAGCATAAAACGGAGATAAATATCTCTTGAATTCAGTCTTGTGCGATATGAATTGCAGGTATGTTAATTCGTGTTCCTTTACTGTAAACATAATTTCATGATAATCACACACCACTGAATGCTGTTCGCTTCTCTGTCCTCATTGCTGATTAGACCTTGATTAAACGACGTGGTAAACAGGGCACCGCAAACAACTGGTCGTCCAATTAAGATAATGGTGCAATTCAAGGGCTGCGATATATAGCACACCGAACCtattttaaaagcaaaataGATTCTCAATGCCAAACCCAGAAGCACACACTCGTATTTATCAAAGTTTTAAATCATGGCATATTTAAAGTTGTATTTATGGttattgttggagttagactccaccgagtccgttgatgaggaaaagatgcactCTGGAGGCGAAGGATGGTTTTAAGTCCGCTCTCTTTATTCTCAGCACAGATTGCAATTCGGGAGCCAcactcagatgcacaaacagtacataccGAAGGAAGCTCTCCTCTCTATTGTCGGGGTCTGGTTTTATAACCCGAACAGGGCGTCTGCCGTTCTTGTTGTTACCTTTCCAGTTGGCGTAACATACAACTATTGTTTTGAAATTGCtagcgttagtccccacacccgttccttttatcttatcttattgtgTTTCAATtaagcagcgtcagcgaccccttcccttgttatgtccccgcagaTCAAGCGTAAGTTTAATGTCACCCTgaccctgtcaatgtaccttctgcttttctaatTTTACTTACACTACGAGGAGGgccggagccccccccccttttctcccTGCCTGTGTaccagtttgttcccctttctcagtgtgacaaagtttagcacgcagcctagcccccccccccccctcattatGTTGTAATATTACTTCGGtaggaaatgtgtgtgtgtgtgtgtgtgtgtgtgtgtgtgtgtgtgtgtgtgtgtgtgtgtgtgtgtgtgtgtgtgtatgtgtgtgtgcttgagGCGAAGGACATTTGATTATGCATAGGGTTATTTATCCAGCTCTTTTTAACTTCCATAGATGTGTTCTGTTTACCTTTCATTTGCCAGTTGTTTAATTGCCATCCAGGGTTTAATGGTTCGCTGCCCATGATTTTCAGCGTGACTGTCGATGTTTGAACACCGTTTAATCTAATCCATGTTTTAGCTCGTATATATAGATTCCATACATTAAACATTCTTCAAAATATAAGCATGTATACAAACATAAGTATACTTTGAGAGACAACGCCTTCAATATGCGCATTACAATCGAACGCTGTACTACTATATTCTTTCCCCAATGAGGTAAACCCActttaaaaatcaaaacaatTGCTACAACCTtaacaaaacacaataaaaagacTCATAATACAGAAAAACGTCGTTAGCAGAACTACAAATTGTATATGTTACTGTAAACTTTAAATAGGCTACTATTTACACTTTTTCTTCACTATGGATATAACAATATGTAAAATACGTCGTTTCAAATTATTTCCACGTTTCAAACGCGTCACcggtgtttatttatttttgataaTTTATCAACAAAACACGAAATTAATTCCCACAATTAATTAAAATCTAATACGGTAAGTTCAGGATTCACCACAAACAAACATTCAATGCAATGGGAAAACATTAAAGAATAAATGAATctttttttctagaaataatgAACTTACAGCggggtgtttttttaattgctgGAGCATCGTTCTAAGCATTTTCCGTGATCTCTGTTTTCTCGCAGCTCTCTTTTCTTGCAGAACTCGACCTGTTGCGAGGCATTCCGGATtggcatgggtgggggggggggagcttgttTTTACTCGGGAGGTGGGAGTTATCTCCTTAATTAAATCCGTCCTCTTGAGAGGAACTCagtgtatactgtatatttccatttaaaaaaaCGTTTGTAAACAGAGAAAATATGTCTCTCGAACGAACTGGAAATGTGGGTagagaaaggaaagaaaaataaataaatgtgctaTATATAAGTGATATATATTCTTAAAGTGCCGTGTTGTTTTATAGATGTACACAGGACTGCATAGTTTTacgcttttttgtttgtgtaggcagtttaaaattaaaataatcaaaacATCTTCACAGCTTAGCAAAGCGCTTGTTATTTAACGGGCAGTTACGTTCGTGGGTGTTTAAATACAGTTATACAAAGTTTTAGCATCACTTATAGCACATTCGAGAATAGGTTAATGCGAATATATGAGCTGTTTTGATAAATTGTTCCTTTATACGGCGGGGAAGCCATTTGCTCCCAGTGATGTCGATCAAAGAAGGCAGAACGCAGTTCCCGGAGCTACAGGAATATACAGGAATCATTTAAGAAAAGTTTGTTTTGTGCACTTACTAACGAGAAATCAATGACAGATCCCCCTTTATTGTTGCCCTCTGGAGCCGAAGCTGCCTTTAGATGCAGGAAGttagtaaaaataaatgttattgCACGTATAAATAATATTAGTTCAGAACGTTCCATTTTAAAGTCAATTCCCAGTTTAGGCTGTAAATTTGTTTTGGATAGCATCGCCATTTTTCTTAGTTTTTCAAATGCGATTTAAAAAGCATTCATTTATTTGATATTCTActttattttacacattttatcTGTACAGACAATTTGTTACTGACTTACTCGTAATTAAGTCAATACTGTAGAAGTACGAACTTAAGCCAGAAACCACAGGCATGCACATAGGCTACAATATCCAAAACAGTACTGCACCTTAAATTATTAGATAGCTGTTTCGTATTAACATGTATTTTCTGCTTCATAGTATTTTTCCTGCACTCTTATTAGCCTTATATGTCCCTATTTAACAGCTCACCGCCTTTCCACCTACTTCCTGTCCCAGATCTGTTCTCCCATTTGCCATCTCCACACTACCCTAATTTCCAGCACCCTGTCATCCCACCTTCCTTTCTGCTCATTTGTCTGCTTCCCATTTCCCCTTCCTGCTTCCAGAACCACCTGCCTGTCCACCACATCTCCTTTCTCCCTGTCACCTAGAACCACTTCCTTCTCTCTTCTCCCTTGAGTTCACCAATTCTGGATTCTTCTTCCTCTGCTTTGACTTCCTCTATGTTTTCCTTCGTTAATTCCTCATTCCCCTGCCATTTCCTTCCTCTCATGCCTCTGCTCCGTATTAACATTCAAAGAGTAAACATAAATGTGTTTTCTCTTTGTGACATCATGCTTTTTAATGACGTTCCTGTGGAAGAACCGTGTTTCATGGCCTATTTAACTGGGGCCATTTGCTAGCAACAcaaaaagcagtgtttcccaagccTGCTTCTTGGAATAGTGTCATCCAGCCATTGACCTT
This genomic stretch from Brienomyrus brachyistius isolate T26 chromosome 6, BBRACH_0.4, whole genome shotgun sequence harbors:
- the ndufa4l2a gene encoding NADH dehydrogenase [ubiquinone] 1 alpha subcomplex subunit 4-like 2, with product MLRTMLQQLKKHPALIPQFCFLVLGMGGASLYLARLAKGPHVSWCHKTNPEPWNQVSPTYQYKFVAIETDYKNLKKEGPDF